A DNA window from Corvus moneduloides isolate bCorMon1 chromosome 22, bCorMon1.pri, whole genome shotgun sequence contains the following coding sequences:
- the MFAP2 gene encoding microfibrillar-associated protein 2, translating to MRATGLFVLCLPVLLAQGQYSRFEGITYPEPVQYSQYDQQAEIQDYYDYHDVTPRAPEEQFRYQSQQQSQQETVPAPTPAAVPETEPTEPGPLDCREEQYPCTRLYSVHKPCKQCLNEICFYSLRRVYVINKEICVRTVCAHEELLRADLCRDKFSKCGVMATSGLCQTVGASCARSCGGC from the exons ATGAGAGCGACGGGGCTCTTCGTGCTGTGCCTGCCAG TGCTCCTGGCGCAGGGACAGTACAGCCGCTTCGAGGGGATCACCTATCCCGAGCCGGTCCAGTATTCCCAGTATGACCAGCAGGCAG AAATTCAGGATTACTACGACTACCACG ATGTCACCCCCCGAGCCCCGGAGGAGCAGTTCCGGTACCAATCCCAGCAGCAATCCCAGCAGGAAACCGTGCCGGCCCCGACCCCAG CTGCGGTTCCCGAGACGGAGCCCACGGAGCCGGGGCCACTCG ACTGCCGGGAGGAGCAGTACCCCTGCACCCGGCTCTACTCCGTGCACAAGCCCTGCAAGCAGTGCCTGAACGAGATCTGCTTCTACAG cctcCGCCGGGTTTACGTCATCAACAAGGAGATCTGCGTCCGCACCGTGTGCGCCCACGAAGAGCTGCTGCGAG CCGACCTGTGCCGGGACAAGTTCTCCAAGTGCGGCGTGATGGCCACGAGCGGCCTGTGCCAGACCGTGGGCGCGTCCTGCGCCCGCAGCTGCGGCGGCTGCTGA